The Anolis carolinensis isolate JA03-04 chromosome 1, rAnoCar3.1.pri, whole genome shotgun sequence genome window below encodes:
- the LOC103281294 gene encoding CDK5 regulatory subunit-associated protein 2, with product MVEKLKELLSENEAELEKEQIANMHLLDKVYRLQKKLKEVSPEGSISPTSSPAPEEACQRQKMQELHHVCSSYRQHLTNLVRSFEELLQTSDIDYYVAEGFREQLNQSAQLFERLEQQCLYGESIEDEMTQLGDLAQRLSDLEMSQKPSCLEPSRHKDEEATAAQVEEENVTVAPSPFHSKLLMEHLQEIRMLRHQLEESIETNERLRKQLEQQRSSCAPDQGSASVCNRGAEQHHSLTSEIHFLREQNQVLNAMLAQGSRDKQKENEKLRESLSKKHLVLEQLRADCERLKKENETLQKEVGKREEENGRLTDEVYSVRNELNRLQMELNASKCQLLENDDLLHSLRLELRVYEKLEDATRSQADHRRDAADECRKEQNQPLDLHELLAEIQNLRAQLEMSIKANKTLHEKLHERSLSGKRGVGSSRSAVNIGSLFQQESQHYMAINDLKFPNADSNVLELQQRYGDSKAPFKSDPELALDGLGGSSGCSSSSSMSRDPSPSSRHCVWADRNGRHVLGRLEDHNALRRQISEGQKLLLELELPLKEDPVLQEPGVTATSLGRMSAALGAVRHNLEEAACLMKLYWRVSLPMKVVHSAAYSLQDEAMRTELHKLRRKLAEQEKKLHSTVKRLHSTNQLKENMERVIIDQLALTHDVLKKARGNLEVQPTETKPPAFSLS from the coding sequence ATGGTGGAGAAGCTGAAGGAACTGCTCTCGGAAAACGAGGCCGAACTCGAGAAAGAGCAGATCGCCAACATGCACCTCCTGGACAAAGTATACCGCCTTCAGAAGAAGCTCAAAGAAGTTTCACCGGAGGGATCCATCTCCCCGACCTCCTCCCCGGCTCCCGAGGAGGCCTGTCAGCGCCAGAAAATGCAAGAGCTCCACCACGTCTGCTCCTCCTACCGCCAGCACTTGACCAACCTGGTCCGATCCTTTGAGGAGCTTCTGCAAACCAGTGACATTGATTATTACGTTGCTGAGGGCTTCCGGGAACAGCTCAACCAAAGCGCCCAGCTGTTTGAGAGGCTGGAACAGCAGTGTCTCTATGGAGAGTCAATAGAGGATGAAATGACTCAACTTGGTGACCTGGCGCAAAGATTGTCTGACTTGGAGATGTCACAAAAACCATCTTGTCTAGAACCGTCCAGGCACAAAGACGAAGAAGCAACAGCAGCTCAAGTTGAGGAGGAAAATGTGACTGTTGCACCCAGCCCATTTCACTCAAAGCTCTTAATGGAGCATCTCCAAGAAATCCGAATGCTGAGGCACCAGCTCGAGGAGTCCATTGAAACCAACGAGCGTTTGAGGAAACAGCTCGAACAACAGAGGTCAAGCTGTGCACCAGACCAAGGTTCGGCAAGCGTTTGTAACCGCGGCGCGGAGCAACATCACTCCCTGACTTCTGAAATTCATTTCCTGAGAGAGCAAAATCAGGTCCTGAACGCAATGCTGGCACAAGGATCTCGAGACAAACAAAAGGAGAATGAAAAGTTGCGTGAATCTCTCTCCAAGAAGCACCTGGTCTTGGAGCAGCTCCGAGCGGACTGTGAGCGGCTCAAGAAGGAGAACGAGACGCTCCAGAAGGAAGTCGGGAAACGGGAGGAAGAAAACGGACGCCTGACGGACGAGGTTTACAGCGTCCGGAACGAACTGAACAGGTTGCAGATGGAGCTGAATGCCAGCAAGTGCCAGCTCTTGGAGAACGACGACTTGCTGCATTCTCTGCGGCTGGAGCTCAGGGTCTACGAGAAGTTGGAAGACGCAACCAGAAGCCAAGCAGATCACCGACGCGACGCAGCCGACGAATGCCGGAAAGAGCAAAACCAGCCGCTCGACTTGCACGAACTCTTGGCGGAAATACAGAATTTGAGAGCGCAGCTTGAGATGAGCATCAAGGCGAACAAGACATTGCACGAGAAACTTCACGAGCGGTCTTTGAGCGGAAAGAGAGGAGTCGGCAGCTCGAGGTCGGCTGTGAATATCGGCTCCCTTTTCCAGCAGGAATCGCAGCATTACATGGCGATAAACGATTTGAAATTCCCCAATGCAGACAGCAATGTCTTGGAATTGCAACAGAGGTACGGCGATTCGAAAGCACCGTTCAAATCAGATCCGGAGCTGGCCCTGGACGGTTTGGGCGGCTCCTccggctgctcctcctcctccagcatgTCCCGCGACCCCTCCCCGTCCTCCCGCCATTGCGTCTGGGCAGACAGAAATGGGCGCCACGTCCTGGGCCGCTTGGAAGATCACAACGCGTTGCGGAGGCAGATCTCGGAAGGGCAGAAGCTGTTGCTGGAGCTGGAGCTCCCCCTGAAAGAAGACCCTGTGCTGCAGGAGCCGGGAGTGACGGCCACGTCTCTGGGCCGGATGTCGGCCGCCCTGGGTGCCGTCCGGCACAACTTGGAGGAAGCCGCCTGCCTCATGAAGCTTTACTGGAGAGTCTCCTTGCCCATGAAGGTGGTCCACAGTGCCGCTTACTCACTCCAGGATGAAGCCATGCGAACCGAGTTGCACAAACTCCGTCGGAAGCTGGCCGAGCAGGAAAAGAAGCTGCACAGCACCGTCAAGCGCTTGCACTCCACCAACCAACTGAAAGAAAACATGGAGAGAGTGATCATCGATCAGTTGGCTTTGACTCACGACGTCTTAAAGAAGGCTCGAGGAAATTTGGAAGTCCAGCCGACCGAAACCAAGCCGCCTGCCTTCAGCCTCAGCTAG